In Blastopirellula sediminis, the following proteins share a genomic window:
- a CDS encoding cation:proton antiporter, which yields MSSSESCDLPPLTPEYYPLYFAGVLGLGIAAQWLAWRLHLPSILLLLAFGFFAQLAGDPDEIIGKDLLFPIVALSVAVILFEGGMSLKFSELREAGGVVLRLVTIGAAVCWGIAGVFAYFVMGFPIELAALIGAILVVTGPTVIAPLLNYIRPSRKVGAIAKWEGIVIDPIGAVLAVLVYEAVVATGLKVAFAVALLAIVKTLVVGLVLGAASAVTLIFLLRRFWIPDFLHNASILAAILVVFAVSNAVQPESGLLTVTVLGILLANQKRIPVRHIFEFKENLRVLLISCLFIVLAARTSPAEIAKVGWQGLLFLVLLIVIVRPASVFVSTLGSGLNWQQKVFLCFMAPRGIVAAAVSSVFAFEIVEEFTHRGADPATIAQAELLAPLTLLVIVGTVTFYGLTAAPVARMLGLASPNPQGLLIAGADRWVRELGKVIHDAGFQVLLVDTNYRNISAAKMAGLPAHCASILSDYVTEEINIGGIGRLMALTANDEVNALACQEFIHLFGRKEVYQLAAWDSGSGRRASVSEHLRGRVLFSEGVDFYVVARRFAAGAQIKKTSLTAEFTYADFLKRYGDSALVLFVIDEGKKLDVRTAESTSTPKPGQSLISLVDPVKPATEETHPAEAAPTTEEESTSSS from the coding sequence GTGTCTTCTAGCGAAAGCTGTGACTTGCCGCCGTTAACGCCAGAATACTATCCGCTCTATTTCGCCGGGGTGTTGGGACTAGGCATCGCCGCCCAGTGGCTGGCCTGGCGCTTGCATCTCCCATCGATTTTGCTGTTGTTGGCGTTTGGCTTTTTCGCCCAACTCGCGGGTGATCCCGATGAAATCATCGGCAAGGATCTCCTCTTTCCAATCGTCGCCCTTTCGGTCGCCGTGATTCTGTTCGAAGGGGGGATGAGTCTCAAGTTCTCGGAACTGCGCGAAGCGGGGGGCGTCGTGCTGCGCTTGGTGACGATCGGCGCCGCCGTTTGCTGGGGCATCGCCGGCGTCTTCGCCTATTTCGTGATGGGCTTTCCAATCGAGTTGGCCGCCCTGATCGGGGCCATCTTGGTCGTGACCGGGCCGACCGTTATCGCGCCGCTTCTCAATTACATTCGCCCTTCCCGTAAAGTTGGTGCGATCGCCAAGTGGGAAGGGATCGTGATCGATCCGATCGGCGCCGTGCTGGCGGTTCTCGTGTACGAAGCGGTCGTCGCAACCGGTTTGAAAGTGGCGTTCGCCGTCGCGCTGTTGGCGATCGTCAAGACTTTGGTGGTCGGCTTGGTGCTAGGCGCCGCTTCGGCCGTGACGCTGATTTTCCTGCTGCGGCGATTCTGGATTCCCGACTTTTTGCACAACGCTTCGATCCTGGCGGCGATTTTGGTCGTCTTCGCCGTCTCGAACGCGGTTCAGCCGGAGTCGGGACTGTTGACAGTCACCGTGCTCGGGATTCTGCTCGCCAATCAAAAGCGGATCCCCGTTCGGCATATCTTCGAGTTCAAAGAGAACCTCCGGGTGCTGTTGATTTCCTGCTTGTTCATCGTGCTGGCGGCTCGTACTTCGCCGGCCGAGATCGCCAAGGTCGGCTGGCAGGGGTTATTGTTCCTGGTGTTGTTGATCGTAATCGTACGGCCGGCGTCGGTTTTCGTTTCGACGCTCGGCAGCGGGCTGAACTGGCAGCAGAAGGTCTTCCTCTGCTTCATGGCGCCGCGCGGGATTGTCGCTGCGGCGGTTTCCTCGGTGTTCGCGTTTGAAATCGTCGAAGAGTTCACCCATCGCGGCGCTGACCCCGCGACGATCGCTCAGGCCGAATTGCTCGCTCCGCTGACGCTGCTGGTGATTGTCGGTACTGTCACGTTCTATGGACTGACCGCTGCGCCGGTTGCACGCATGTTGGGACTAGCGTCGCCGAACCCGCAGGGCTTGCTGATCGCCGGCGCCGATCGCTGGGTGCGCGAACTGGGAAAAGTGATCCACGACGCCGGATTCCAGGTGTTGCTGGTCGATACCAACTACCGCAACATATCCGCCGCAAAGATGGCAGGCTTACCGGCCCACTGTGCGAGCATCTTGTCGGACTACGTGACCGAAGAGATCAATATCGGCGGCATCGGCCGTTTGATGGCGCTCACCGCGAACGACGAAGTCAACGCGCTGGCCTGCCAAGAGTTCATCCATCTGTTCGGCCGCAAAGAGGTTTACCAGTTGGCGGCGTGGGACTCCGGTTCAGGACGGCGGGCGTCAGTCTCGGAACACTTGCGCGGACGCGTTCTCTTCTCTGAAGGGGTCGACTTCTACGTGGTCGCACGGCGATTCGCCGCCGGAGCGCAGATCAAGAAGACTTCGCTCACGGCTGAGTTCACCTACGCCGACTTCTTGAAGCGATACGGCGATTCGGCCCTCGTCTTGTTCGTCATTGACGAAGGAAAGAAGCTCGACGTTCGTACCGCCGAATCGACTTCCACTCCCAAGCCGGGCCAGTCCCTCATTTCGCTGGTCGATCCGGTCAAACCGGCGACCGAAGAGACGCATCCGGCCGAAGCGGCCCCGACGACGGAAGAAGAATCGACGAGCTCTTCGTAG
- a CDS encoding PilW family protein, whose translation MTQIYAQPRVRRGLTLVEMLVATTLTLILFFSVAQIFAFLGDTMHDARSTIELSGNLRALTTTMQTDLDCHTAPGLPLVAVGANKGYFTVIEGPDRDWDFATATSMAGDADDIIAFTAYSKEQPFVGLIVGDLVKIDTNNDGAGDTLCINGSSNITPITSHYAEIIYWTEFTPFDDTDGNGVRGPHETVTLFRRVLLIRPDIDFVHVSGSWNAGTGWTWNTTRSISQLEAFNNFDLALRAYSKGTGANWQWRTNSLEDLQSRTNRHGSSMSRTSQATANNGPAALFDEPTGTPHSAPGTLIGRTLSDFPYPLRPRYLRSFEKMNEVAIETGSNITGIRDRTGEDVVMSKVLAFDVKVFDPLAPILVHAASSDIATIPGDYGFKDLDATVDVTNPKAISAGTGAYVDLNWFNFTDDPNRAPPSRPLLYTGGHFYGGPSAQSQLGGQTIPIYQYGRSPSVANARSLAIYDTWPLLYEQDGVDQDNDSLVDEGNNGIDDPYVAGNSATILNGVDDPLERETAPPYDHPLRGIQITIRAIEDGSRLIRQETVVANMTPSS comes from the coding sequence ATGACTCAGATTTACGCCCAGCCTCGGGTTCGCCGAGGACTCACGCTCGTCGAAATGTTGGTGGCGACGACGTTGACGCTCATCCTGTTCTTCTCGGTCGCGCAGATCTTCGCGTTCCTCGGCGACACGATGCATGACGCCCGCTCGACGATTGAACTCTCGGGCAACCTGCGCGCTCTGACGACGACGATGCAGACCGACCTTGATTGCCATACCGCACCGGGCTTGCCGCTAGTCGCCGTCGGCGCTAACAAGGGCTACTTCACCGTGATTGAAGGTCCCGATCGCGATTGGGATTTCGCAACGGCGACAAGCATGGCCGGCGACGCGGACGACATCATCGCGTTTACCGCCTATAGCAAAGAACAGCCGTTTGTCGGTTTGATCGTCGGCGACCTCGTAAAAATTGACACCAACAACGACGGCGCCGGCGACACGCTCTGCATCAACGGCTCAAGCAACATCACTCCAATTACCTCGCACTACGCCGAAATCATTTATTGGACCGAGTTCACTCCGTTTGACGATACCGACGGCAATGGCGTTCGCGGCCCACATGAAACGGTTACGCTCTTTCGCCGCGTGTTGTTGATCCGCCCCGACATCGACTTTGTGCATGTAAGTGGAAGCTGGAACGCGGGTACAGGCTGGACTTGGAACACGACGCGATCGATCTCACAATTAGAGGCGTTCAACAACTTCGACCTTGCGCTACGAGCTTACAGCAAGGGGACTGGCGCCAATTGGCAATGGCGAACCAATTCGCTGGAAGACCTGCAATCGCGCACCAATCGACACGGCTCGTCGATGTCTCGGACTAGTCAGGCTACGGCGAACAATGGCCCCGCCGCATTGTTCGACGAGCCGACGGGAACGCCGCATTCGGCCCCTGGCACGCTGATCGGACGAACATTATCCGATTTTCCCTACCCGCTTCGTCCTCGTTACCTCCGATCGTTCGAGAAGATGAACGAAGTCGCCATCGAAACGGGAAGCAACATTACCGGCATCCGTGATCGGACCGGCGAAGACGTCGTCATGTCGAAAGTGCTCGCCTTCGACGTGAAGGTGTTTGACCCGCTCGCGCCGATTCTGGTCCACGCGGCGAGCAGCGATATCGCGACGATTCCCGGCGACTACGGCTTTAAAGATTTGGACGCCACGGTCGACGTCACAAATCCCAAGGCGATTTCCGCGGGAACTGGCGCCTACGTCGATCTGAATTGGTTCAACTTCACGGACGATCCGAATCGAGCGCCTCCGTCAAGACCGCTCCTCTATACGGGCGGCCACTTTTACGGGGGCCCATCCGCCCAATCGCAACTCGGCGGCCAGACGATACCGATTTACCAGTATGGCCGTTCTCCAAGCGTGGCCAACGCTCGCAGCCTGGCGATCTACGACACCTGGCCGCTCCTCTACGAGCAAGATGGGGTCGACCAGGACAATGACAGTTTGGTTGACGAAGGAAATAACGGCATTGATGATCCGTATGTTGCCGGTAACTCAGCGACAATTCTCAACGGCGTCGATGATCCGCTGGAAAGAGAAACGGCTCCGCCGTATGACCATCCGCTCCGCGGCATTCAGATTACCATCCGTGCAATCGAGGATGGCTCGCGATTGATTCGACAAGAAACGGTCGTCGCCAATATGACCCCATCATCGTGA
- a CDS encoding DUF1559 family PulG-like putative transporter, producing the protein MKFHHNRRGIGLREVIIVGGLIGLVFLMLAPLILRSRENARRNACLYHQKLLSEALIVFEEDRRELPGYANLQDGEGTATTGWLFPILPYLQSQLYPESLEPPVPPYLEEFQAYSAQGELAGKRPDFTIYEAICPDDAPEDPEQWGGFNSYVVNGGMPDVEPSDAIPADWAANGIFQNRLNQTKKVAFEQFTLLQVSEMDGLETSLLLGENVDAGAWTSPKEAEIAFVWSNRPDEIVGINQQIGKGDGTARFARLSSYHPGGVNLMFASGAGKFVSQQIDAILFAQMQATNDAQAKVAGTEELVWPEPDQRK; encoded by the coding sequence GTGAAATTTCATCATAACCGGCGCGGCATTGGCCTGCGAGAAGTAATCATCGTCGGGGGCCTGATCGGGCTCGTCTTCCTGATGCTCGCTCCGCTGATTCTGCGGAGCCGCGAGAATGCGCGGCGTAACGCCTGTCTCTACCACCAGAAACTCCTCTCCGAAGCCCTGATCGTCTTTGAGGAAGATCGTCGCGAGCTGCCCGGCTACGCCAATCTGCAAGACGGCGAAGGAACGGCCACGACCGGCTGGCTGTTCCCCATCCTCCCCTATTTGCAGAGCCAGCTCTATCCCGAGTCGCTCGAACCGCCGGTTCCCCCCTATCTGGAAGAGTTTCAGGCCTATTCCGCCCAAGGTGAACTCGCCGGAAAGCGGCCTGATTTCACGATTTACGAAGCGATCTGTCCCGATGACGCGCCAGAAGATCCGGAGCAATGGGGCGGGTTCAACTCCTACGTGGTCAACGGCGGGATGCCCGACGTCGAGCCGTCCGACGCGATTCCGGCCGACTGGGCGGCCAACGGCATCTTTCAGAACCGATTGAACCAGACCAAGAAGGTCGCCTTCGAGCAATTCACGTTGCTTCAGGTTTCGGAAATGGACGGCTTGGAGACGAGCCTGCTGCTGGGCGAGAACGTCGATGCCGGAGCTTGGACGTCGCCCAAAGAGGCCGAGATCGCTTTCGTCTGGAGCAATCGCCCCGACGAGATCGTGGGAATCAACCAGCAAATCGGCAAGGGAGACGGTACGGCCAGGTTCGCCCGACTTTCGAGCTACCATCCCGGAGGCGTCAATCTGATGTTCGCCAGCGGCGCCGGAAAGTTCGTCAGCCAGCAAATTGATGCAATTCTGTTCGCGCAAATGCAGGCGACCAACGACGCTCAGGCCAAGGTCGCCGGGACCGAGGAACTGGTCTGGCCGGAGCCCGATCAGCGGAAATAA
- a CDS encoding undecaprenyl-phosphate glucose phosphotransferase, whose protein sequence is MTPNISAIRQQSTFLDACYRVVDGVAILLGLWLAVDWSHVPFNSSHQFAVAAAIALFYVVAEITGVYRNWRGVSTQREVGCGMATWGASLIGLILVGILTGHAQSHSLLTAWYWLWFTPGLMVLMRVAIRLVLETLRARGLNFRGFAIVGVNPLGMQLAANIRDTPDLGLKFVGFFDDRPQSRLPEIPASLGSQVGDIANLVERARRGEVEQIYITFPMRAEERIRKVLAQLSDSTASVYIVPDFFVFELLHSRWTDVRGLPVVSVFENPLYGVDGLMKRTTDIVFGSLILLFCALPMLAIALAIKLTSAGPIFFRQRRYGLDGREFYVWKFRTMTVCEDGPKITQATQNDKRLTSIGGFLRRTSLDELPQLFNVLYGDMSLVGPRPHATAHNEEYRKVIQGYMLRHKIKPGITGLAQVRGWRGETDTLEKMERRIECDHEYIRTWSIWNDIRILLQTVSVVLLKKNAY, encoded by the coding sequence ATGACTCCCAACATTTCGGCAATTCGACAGCAATCAACGTTCCTCGACGCCTGTTATCGCGTCGTGGATGGGGTCGCAATCCTGCTTGGATTGTGGCTCGCCGTCGATTGGTCGCACGTCCCGTTCAATTCGTCTCACCAATTCGCAGTCGCCGCTGCGATTGCCCTCTTCTACGTCGTCGCCGAGATTACCGGCGTCTATCGCAACTGGCGCGGCGTCTCGACGCAGCGCGAAGTTGGTTGCGGCATGGCGACTTGGGGAGCGAGCCTGATCGGTTTGATTCTCGTCGGCATCCTCACCGGTCACGCTCAATCGCACTCGCTGCTGACGGCGTGGTACTGGTTGTGGTTTACGCCGGGGCTGATGGTGCTGATGCGAGTTGCGATTCGTTTGGTCCTCGAAACGTTGCGAGCCCGCGGGCTCAACTTTCGTGGCTTCGCCATCGTCGGCGTGAATCCGCTGGGGATGCAACTTGCCGCGAACATCCGCGATACGCCTGATCTCGGTTTGAAATTCGTCGGGTTCTTCGACGATCGTCCGCAAAGCCGCTTGCCGGAGATTCCCGCTTCGCTGGGCTCGCAGGTCGGCGACATCGCCAATTTGGTCGAACGAGCGCGACGCGGCGAAGTCGAACAGATTTACATCACCTTCCCGATGCGAGCCGAAGAACGGATTCGAAAAGTCCTGGCGCAATTGAGCGACTCGACCGCTTCGGTTTATATCGTGCCTGACTTCTTCGTCTTCGAGTTGCTTCACTCGCGCTGGACCGACGTTCGCGGATTGCCGGTCGTCAGCGTCTTTGAAAACCCGCTCTATGGCGTTGATGGGCTGATGAAGCGAACCACCGACATCGTCTTCGGCTCGCTGATCTTGTTGTTCTGTGCATTGCCGATGTTGGCGATCGCGCTGGCCATCAAGTTGACGTCGGCGGGCCCGATCTTCTTCCGTCAGCGCCGATACGGCTTGGATGGACGGGAGTTTTACGTCTGGAAGTTCCGCACGATGACCGTCTGCGAAGATGGTCCGAAGATCACCCAGGCGACCCAAAACGACAAACGACTCACTTCGATCGGCGGCTTCCTCCGCCGGACTTCGCTCGACGAACTGCCGCAGCTGTTCAACGTGCTGTACGGCGATATGTCGCTGGTCGGCCCGCGTCCGCACGCGACCGCCCACAACGAAGAATATCGCAAGGTGATCCAAGGCTACATGCTGCGTCACAAGATCAAGCCGGGGATTACCGGGCTGGCGCAAGTGCGCGGCTGGCGCGGCGAGACCGATACGCTGGAGAAGATGGAACGTCGCATCGAATGCGACCACGAGTACATTCGTACGTGGAGCATCTGGAACGACATCCGCATCTTGCTGCAGACCGTTTCAGTCGTGCTGCTGAAAAAGAACGCCTACTGA
- a CDS encoding PVC-type heme-binding CxxCH protein encodes MSNRLLLSALVCALGFVSFATAEPPRVLDERMQLEMIAEHPAIVTPIGIAFDAKGRLLVIESQTHHRKEDYVGPEKDRIRAYVDSDGDGKFDAWSNFYEGTTYTMSLAAAPDGSIYVATRMEIFRLRDTNNDGVADENTPIAHLETKGNYPHNGLAGLTFAPDGSLIFGMGENLGEPFALVGSDGTRISGGGEGGCVYHSEADGSKLRKIATGVWNPFGMCFDPQERLFCVDNDPDGRPPCRLLEIVDTGDYGYQFRYGRSGVHPLQAWDAELPGTLPMAAGTGEAPCAVLYDHGTLLVTSWGDHRIERYTLEHRGATVRGRMSPVVVGDENFRPSGMVEGPDGAYYFADWVDRSYPVHGKGRIWKLSWKNGPPKDAPLLLSDAEKEARSLATEFDLQALDSTDLFLRQGAIAGLTKQPQRLLETDWDVLPTGQQRLGVLQALRWIGASADEAHLSEALADSDEAVRIEAVRWIADEQLKQYEGELQKQLASGTLSARSFPVYLAAIAWLQSGKVGGNSEWLSQKLLSDTATSPTASAATRAMAITLLPPGHPSLTTDKLTEWAHSDNAALQSAAVRTLALRQTPEAAEQLAKIAVESQLPVELRADAISGLADEKSKYASLLSQLSASDDAAIATAAKRASLDPAKLETAGHPALTDVDAWLAKLPTETSRDAGWRVFTSGRATCARCHTFAGRGAKVGPDLTHIGARTDRRRILQSILQPSQEIGPMFVAEMLLLDDGRVLSGFPLHRLVEDKRELFVDANGKTFEVDPDEIVERRAAEKSIMPEGLPGQLTLAEMADLLALLSGDQ; translated from the coding sequence ATGTCAAATCGTCTCCTACTTTCCGCACTCGTTTGCGCTCTCGGATTCGTCTCCTTTGCTACGGCCGAACCGCCGCGCGTGCTTGATGAGCGGATGCAGTTGGAGATGATCGCCGAGCATCCCGCGATCGTCACCCCGATCGGCATCGCCTTCGACGCCAAGGGGCGTCTGCTGGTGATCGAATCGCAAACGCATCATCGCAAAGAAGACTACGTCGGACCGGAGAAAGATCGCATACGCGCGTACGTCGATAGCGACGGAGACGGCAAGTTCGACGCGTGGAGCAACTTCTACGAAGGAACCACCTACACGATGAGTCTGGCCGCGGCGCCGGACGGCTCGATCTACGTCGCTACCCGCATGGAAATCTTCCGCCTGCGCGACACCAACAACGACGGCGTCGCCGACGAGAACACGCCGATCGCGCATCTCGAAACGAAAGGGAACTACCCGCACAACGGACTGGCCGGTTTGACGTTCGCCCCCGATGGATCACTGATCTTCGGCATGGGGGAAAACCTGGGAGAACCGTTCGCGCTGGTCGGATCGGACGGGACGCGAATCAGCGGCGGCGGAGAAGGGGGCTGCGTCTATCATTCGGAAGCGGATGGATCGAAGCTGCGGAAGATCGCGACCGGCGTTTGGAATCCGTTCGGCATGTGCTTTGATCCGCAAGAGCGACTCTTCTGCGTCGATAACGATCCCGATGGTCGTCCGCCGTGCCGCTTGCTCGAAATCGTCGACACCGGCGACTATGGCTATCAATTCCGCTACGGCCGCTCCGGCGTTCATCCGCTGCAAGCCTGGGACGCCGAACTTCCCGGCACGTTGCCGATGGCGGCCGGAACCGGCGAAGCTCCGTGCGCCGTGTTGTACGATCATGGCACGCTGCTGGTCACCAGTTGGGGCGATCATCGCATCGAGCGTTATACGCTGGAACATCGCGGCGCTACCGTGCGGGGACGGATGTCGCCGGTGGTCGTCGGCGACGAGAACTTCCGTCCTTCCGGCATGGTCGAAGGACCGGACGGCGCCTATTACTTCGCCGACTGGGTCGATCGCAGCTATCCGGTGCATGGCAAAGGTCGCATCTGGAAACTCTCGTGGAAAAACGGCCCGCCGAAAGACGCGCCGCTACTGCTTTCCGATGCGGAGAAAGAAGCCCGCTCGCTCGCCACCGAGTTTGATCTGCAGGCGCTCGACTCGACCGATCTGTTCCTCCGTCAAGGCGCGATCGCCGGTCTGACCAAACAGCCGCAGCGTTTGCTGGAAACCGATTGGGACGTGTTGCCGACCGGTCAGCAGCGTCTCGGCGTGTTGCAGGCATTGCGCTGGATCGGCGCCTCCGCGGATGAAGCGCATCTGAGCGAAGCGCTCGCCGACTCGGACGAAGCGGTTCGCATCGAAGCGGTTCGCTGGATCGCCGATGAACAGCTGAAGCAGTACGAAGGAGAACTGCAAAAGCAACTTGCTTCCGGGACGCTTTCGGCTCGTTCGTTCCCCGTTTACCTGGCGGCGATCGCCTGGTTGCAAAGCGGCAAGGTCGGGGGCAACAGCGAATGGCTCAGCCAAAAACTGCTCAGCGATACCGCCACGTCGCCAACCGCTTCGGCCGCCACACGGGCCATGGCGATCACGCTTCTTCCGCCTGGTCACCCCAGTCTGACGACCGACAAGCTGACGGAGTGGGCCCATAGCGATAACGCAGCGCTGCAGTCGGCCGCCGTTCGCACGCTTGCCCTGCGGCAGACGCCGGAGGCCGCCGAACAACTCGCCAAGATCGCTGTCGAAAGCCAGCTGCCGGTGGAGCTGCGTGCCGACGCAATCAGTGGATTGGCCGATGAAAAGTCGAAGTATGCGTCGCTACTGTCGCAATTGTCGGCCAGCGATGATGCGGCGATCGCTACGGCGGCGAAGCGGGCGTCGCTCGATCCCGCGAAGTTGGAAACGGCGGGGCATCCCGCGTTGACTGATGTCGACGCCTGGTTGGCGAAGTTGCCGACCGAGACCAGTCGCGACGCCGGCTGGCGCGTCTTTACCTCGGGCCGGGCGACTTGCGCCCGTTGTCATACGTTCGCTGGTCGCGGCGCCAAGGTTGGTCCCGATCTGACGCATATTGGGGCTCGTACCGATCGTCGCCGCATCTTGCAGTCGATCTTGCAGCCGAGCCAAGAGATCGGCCCGATGTTCGTCGCCGAGATGTTGCTGCTGGACGACGGTCGCGTGTTGAGCGGCTTCCCACTGCATCGTCTGGTTGAGGACAAGCGTGAGTTGTTCGTCGACGCCAACGGCAAGACCTTTGAAGTCGATCCCGATGAGATCGTCGAGCGTCGCGCCGCGGAGAAGTCGATCATGCCGGAAGGGCTGCCGGGCCAATTGACGCTGGCGGAAATGGCCGACCTACTGGCGCTGCTATCAGGCGATCAGTAG
- a CDS encoding ThuA domain-containing protein gives MRILPLALTAVMFASLASFSWAADPWVAYPGGEGPGAGKHIVLVSGDDEYRSEEMLPALGMILSERHGFKCTVLFPIDPKSGEIAPTYQTNIPGAGTLADADLMILFTRFRNLPAEQMEPVLDYLKSGKPIIALRTATHAFNFPKDSPYAKYSWNNGGEFAGGFGRQILGETWVSHHGHHGSESTRGVINPELKDHPILRGVSDIWGPTDVYGIKKLPETAEVLVRGQILTGMQPTDPPVEDKRNDPMMPIIWLNKYTNENGAVTPSLTSTFGSAVDFKCEDYRRLLVNASYYFTGLTDKIDGKANVEFVGDYEPTFFGFGKAKTGTTPANYELKK, from the coding sequence ATGCGAATTCTTCCGCTCGCACTCACCGCCGTGATGTTCGCCTCGCTCGCTTCCTTTTCGTGGGCCGCTGATCCATGGGTCGCTTACCCCGGAGGCGAAGGTCCGGGAGCCGGCAAGCATATCGTGCTGGTTTCCGGCGACGACGAATATCGCTCGGAAGAAATGTTGCCGGCGCTCGGGATGATTCTGTCCGAGCGACATGGCTTCAAGTGCACGGTCCTTTTCCCGATCGATCCGAAGTCAGGAGAAATCGCGCCGACCTATCAAACGAACATTCCCGGCGCCGGCACGCTGGCCGACGCCGACCTGATGATTCTGTTCACTCGCTTTCGCAACTTGCCGGCCGAACAGATGGAGCCGGTCCTCGACTATCTGAAGTCGGGCAAGCCGATCATCGCGCTGCGGACGGCGACCCATGCGTTCAACTTCCCGAAAGATTCTCCCTACGCCAAATACAGTTGGAACAACGGCGGCGAGTTTGCCGGCGGCTTCGGTCGTCAGATCCTTGGCGAAACCTGGGTCAGCCATCATGGACATCACGGTAGCGAAAGCACCCGCGGCGTGATCAACCCGGAACTGAAAGATCATCCGATCTTGCGCGGCGTGAGCGACATCTGGGGACCGACCGACGTTTACGGAATCAAGAAGCTGCCGGAGACGGCGGAAGTGCTGGTTCGGGGTCAGATCCTGACCGGTATGCAGCCGACCGATCCGCCGGTCGAAGATAAGCGTAACGATCCGATGATGCCGATCATCTGGCTCAACAAGTACACGAACGAAAACGGCGCGGTCACCCCATCGCTGACCAGCACCTTCGGCTCGGCGGTCGACTTCAAGTGCGAAGACTATCGCCGCCTGTTGGTGAACGCCAGCTACTACTTCACGGGGCTGACCGACAAGATCGACGGCAAAGCGAACGTCGAGTTTGTCGGCGACTACGAGCCGACCTTCTTCGGCTTTGGCAAAGCCAAAACCGGTACGACGCCGGCCAATTACGAGCTGAAAAAATAG
- a CDS encoding MIP/aquaporin family protein — protein MAEIIGTFLLIFFGLGAVQTAVLHGDMSGLWQVGIVWGGSIMLAIYTVGAISGAHINPAITIGLSVWGLFPLHRVAPYVASQLVGAIAAAAILYAINASYFGLVEAERGIVRGEPTSIVTAMCFGEYFPNPGKLGSEGVTDEQLAAWKSSFNQPMAFLAELLGTAILAIVVLATTEKEHLSGPKNLAPVFIGLCVATLICVIAPLTQACFNPARDFGPRLFAYFAGWGSAAIPGPNGSGMVTVYIIAPIVGSILGCGVYQKLLRPFVLEPTSSS, from the coding sequence GTGGCCGAAATCATCGGCACGTTCCTGTTGATCTTTTTCGGCCTTGGCGCCGTGCAAACTGCCGTCTTGCATGGAGATATGTCGGGGCTGTGGCAGGTGGGGATCGTCTGGGGCGGTTCGATCATGCTGGCGATTTATACGGTCGGCGCGATCAGCGGCGCCCATATCAACCCAGCGATTACGATCGGGCTGTCGGTTTGGGGACTGTTTCCGCTGCATCGGGTGGCGCCGTACGTCGCATCGCAGTTGGTTGGCGCCATCGCCGCCGCGGCGATTTTGTATGCGATTAATGCGTCCTATTTTGGACTGGTCGAAGCGGAACGCGGCATTGTGCGAGGAGAACCGACCAGCATCGTCACCGCGATGTGTTTCGGCGAATATTTTCCCAATCCCGGTAAGCTAGGAAGCGAAGGGGTGACCGACGAACAACTCGCCGCGTGGAAGAGCAGTTTCAATCAGCCGATGGCCTTTTTGGCCGAACTGCTGGGAACGGCAATCTTGGCGATCGTGGTCCTCGCGACGACCGAAAAAGAACATTTGTCCGGGCCGAAGAACCTGGCGCCGGTCTTTATTGGGTTGTGCGTCGCTACGCTGATCTGCGTGATCGCGCCGCTAACGCAGGCCTGTTTCAATCCGGCTCGCGATTTTGGGCCGCGACTCTTCGCCTATTTCGCCGGTTGGGGAAGCGCCGCAATCCCGGGACCAAACGGGTCCGGCATGGTGACCGTTTACATCATCGCGCCGATTGTCGGTTCGATCCTTGGCTGCGGCGTTTATCAAAAGTTGTTGCGACCGTTCGTCCTTGAGCCGACGTCGTCGTCCTAG